The Labrus bergylta chromosome 15, fLabBer1.1, whole genome shotgun sequence genome includes a region encoding these proteins:
- the LOC109990079 gene encoding estrogen-related receptor gamma-like isoform X2, which yields MSLRGLDPTCPSTIKREPSSPSPSSQGDVSPAQPSPGSSSSDTNSSYGPLTKGHNHSLDSPGLYGHPAVLANNVGTNRRFADGESQVKCEFMLGTVAKRVCLVCGDVASGYHYGVASCEACKAFFKRTIQGNIEYSCPASNECEITKRRRKSCQACRFVKCLAVGMLREGVRLDRVRGGRQKYKRRIDAENSTYLHPQNALPQKKTFTVGSVVENKVVSLLLVAEPEGIFAMPDPTVPESDIKALTTLCDLADRELVVNIGWAKHIPGFPSLSLADQMSLLQSGWMEILILRVVFRSLALEEKLVYAEDYIMDEEQSKLAGLLDLNNAILQLVKKFKTMGLEKEEFVILKAIALANSDSMQIEDSEAVQRLQDVLHGALQDYEATHHPEDPRRAGKLIMTLPLLRQTAARAVQHFCSIKQDGRVPMHKLFLELLEAKA from the exons ATGTCACTGAGGGGCTTGGACCCCACCTGTCCATCCACAATAAAGCGTGAGCCCTCAAGCCCGAGCCCAAGCTCTCAGGGGGACGTCAGCCCGGCTCAGCCCAGTCCTGGAAGCTCTTCATCAGACACAAACTCCAGCTATGGGCCCCTGACCAAAGGACACAACCACAGCCTGGACTCACCGGGCCTTTACGGTCACCCAGCGGTGTTGGCCAATAATGTGGGAACAAACAG GAGGTTTGCGGATGGAGAAAGCCAAGTGAAGTGTGAGTTCATGCTGGGCACAGTGGCCAAGCGAGTGTGCCTCGTGTGCGGTGACGTAGCTTCAGGTTACCACTACGGTGTGGCCTCCTGTGAGGCCTGCAAAGCCTTCTTCAAGAGGACCATCCAGG GTAACATTGAGTACAGCTGCCCTGCCTCCAATGAATGTGAAATCACCAAGAGAAGAAGGAAATCCTGCCAGGCCTGTCGATTTGTGAAATGTCTGGCTGTGGGCATGTTGAGAGAAG gtgtgCGTTTGGACCGTGTCCGAGGCGGCAGACAGAAGTACAAGAGGAGAATAGACGCTGAGAACAGCACGTACCTGCACCCACAGAATGCCTTGCCCCAGAAAAAAACCT tCACTGTTGGCAGTGTGGTGGAAAACAAGGTGGTGTCTCTGCTACTGGTGGCCGAGCCAGAGGGAATCTTTGCCATGCCTGACCCCACCGTGCCCGAGAGCGACATCAAGGCTCTGACCACGCTGTGCGACCTCGCCGACAGAGAGCTGGTGGTCAACATCGGCTGGGCAAAACACATCCCAG gcttcccctccctctctctggctGACCAGATGAGTCTGCTGCAGAGCGGCTGGATGGAGATTTTGATTCTTCGGGTGGTATTCCGCTCTCTGGCCTTGGAGGAAAAGCTGGTGTACGCCGAGGACTACATCATGGATGAGGAGCAATCGAAGCTGGCCGGGCTGCTTGACCTCAACAACGCCATCCTTCAACTGGTGAAGAAGTTTAAAACCATGGGGCTGGAGAAGGAGGAGTTTGTGATCCTGAAGGCCATCGCATTGGCTAACTCAG ACTCCATGCAAATCGAAGACTCAGAGGCGGTTCAGAGACTCCAGGACGTTCTCCATGGCGCCCTGCAGGACTACGAAGCCACCCACCACCCAGAGGACCCTCGGAGGGCAGGAAAACTGATCATGACTCTCCCTCTCCTCCGTCAGACGGCTGCCCGAGCTGTGCAGCACTTCTGCAGCATCAAACAGGATGGCCGCGTGCCGATGCACAAACTGTTCCTCGAACTGCTGGAGGCCAAAGCCTGA
- the LOC109990079 gene encoding estrogen-related receptor gamma-like isoform X1, whose amino-acid sequence MDLVDLYLPECFTYHSDTEHLGRMSLRGLDPTCPSTIKREPSSPSPSSQGDVSPAQPSPGSSSSDTNSSYGPLTKGHNHSLDSPGLYGHPAVLANNVGTNRRFADGESQVKCEFMLGTVAKRVCLVCGDVASGYHYGVASCEACKAFFKRTIQGNIEYSCPASNECEITKRRRKSCQACRFVKCLAVGMLREGVRLDRVRGGRQKYKRRIDAENSTYLHPQNALPQKKTFTVGSVVENKVVSLLLVAEPEGIFAMPDPTVPESDIKALTTLCDLADRELVVNIGWAKHIPGFPSLSLADQMSLLQSGWMEILILRVVFRSLALEEKLVYAEDYIMDEEQSKLAGLLDLNNAILQLVKKFKTMGLEKEEFVILKAIALANSDSMQIEDSEAVQRLQDVLHGALQDYEATHHPEDPRRAGKLIMTLPLLRQTAARAVQHFCSIKQDGRVPMHKLFLELLEAKA is encoded by the exons ATGGATTTAGTCGACCTCTACCTCCCAGAGTGTTTCACCTATCACTCTGACACAGA ACATCTTGGCAGGATGTCACTGAGGGGCTTGGACCCCACCTGTCCATCCACAATAAAGCGTGAGCCCTCAAGCCCGAGCCCAAGCTCTCAGGGGGACGTCAGCCCGGCTCAGCCCAGTCCTGGAAGCTCTTCATCAGACACAAACTCCAGCTATGGGCCCCTGACCAAAGGACACAACCACAGCCTGGACTCACCGGGCCTTTACGGTCACCCAGCGGTGTTGGCCAATAATGTGGGAACAAACAG GAGGTTTGCGGATGGAGAAAGCCAAGTGAAGTGTGAGTTCATGCTGGGCACAGTGGCCAAGCGAGTGTGCCTCGTGTGCGGTGACGTAGCTTCAGGTTACCACTACGGTGTGGCCTCCTGTGAGGCCTGCAAAGCCTTCTTCAAGAGGACCATCCAGG GTAACATTGAGTACAGCTGCCCTGCCTCCAATGAATGTGAAATCACCAAGAGAAGAAGGAAATCCTGCCAGGCCTGTCGATTTGTGAAATGTCTGGCTGTGGGCATGTTGAGAGAAG gtgtgCGTTTGGACCGTGTCCGAGGCGGCAGACAGAAGTACAAGAGGAGAATAGACGCTGAGAACAGCACGTACCTGCACCCACAGAATGCCTTGCCCCAGAAAAAAACCT tCACTGTTGGCAGTGTGGTGGAAAACAAGGTGGTGTCTCTGCTACTGGTGGCCGAGCCAGAGGGAATCTTTGCCATGCCTGACCCCACCGTGCCCGAGAGCGACATCAAGGCTCTGACCACGCTGTGCGACCTCGCCGACAGAGAGCTGGTGGTCAACATCGGCTGGGCAAAACACATCCCAG gcttcccctccctctctctggctGACCAGATGAGTCTGCTGCAGAGCGGCTGGATGGAGATTTTGATTCTTCGGGTGGTATTCCGCTCTCTGGCCTTGGAGGAAAAGCTGGTGTACGCCGAGGACTACATCATGGATGAGGAGCAATCGAAGCTGGCCGGGCTGCTTGACCTCAACAACGCCATCCTTCAACTGGTGAAGAAGTTTAAAACCATGGGGCTGGAGAAGGAGGAGTTTGTGATCCTGAAGGCCATCGCATTGGCTAACTCAG ACTCCATGCAAATCGAAGACTCAGAGGCGGTTCAGAGACTCCAGGACGTTCTCCATGGCGCCCTGCAGGACTACGAAGCCACCCACCACCCAGAGGACCCTCGGAGGGCAGGAAAACTGATCATGACTCTCCCTCTCCTCCGTCAGACGGCTGCCCGAGCTGTGCAGCACTTCTGCAGCATCAAACAGGATGGCCGCGTGCCGATGCACAAACTGTTCCTCGAACTGCTGGAGGCCAAAGCCTGA